One genomic segment of Arachis duranensis cultivar V14167 chromosome 4, aradu.V14167.gnm2.J7QH, whole genome shotgun sequence includes these proteins:
- the LOC107484207 gene encoding zinc finger BED domain-containing protein RICESLEEPER 2 yields MFIGEELPFRFVESPKFRKFVYALQARFKVPSRTTLARDIGALYAEEKMKLQDFLSANCGRVCLTTDTWTSIQNFTYMSLTAHFVDLDWKLHKKILNFCQVTSHSGEVIGATIESCLNNWNLNRVFSVTVDNASSNDVAIKYLKQRLNSWNSIILNGEFIHMRCCAHIINLIVKEGLKEIDESVLRIRSAVKYVRSSPSRASRFQKCVELEKIQYKGLPCMDVETRWNSTYQMLEVALKHRKAFELLALKDNTYIGEMNGGKGRGVPSDSDWEYAESIVPFLRVFSDAIIRVSGTLYVTSDMYMNEVFAIGRFIRHSCDSVDFSTMSMAERMRVKYEKYWGNPDSVNMLLLIAIVLNPMQKIEYVNYFLDYFFGEEKGGELKSKLSKCIKLLYQQYQSSEEASEADTQDVQANNINTDLHGMGFFLQATGRRTNTRSELDRYLQEECEPYSHKFDILNWWKVNSTRFPILGNMAREVLAIPVSTVASESAFSTGGRVLDPYRSSLTPRMVEALVCTGDWLKEDLFSALDDDGEVLQQVDQDIFSSNDGACSMAASIDNLDDD; encoded by the exons ATGTTTATTGGGGAAGAGCTACCATTTCGCTTCGTTGAAAGCCCGAAATTCCGAAAATTTGTGTATGCCCTACAAGCAAGATTCAAAGTTCCTTCACGGACTACATTAGCACGTGACATTGGAGCTCTTTATGCTGAAGAGAAGATGAAGTTGCAAGATTTTCTTTCGGCAAATTGTGGTAGAGTATGTCTAACCACTGACACTTGgacttcaattcaaaattttacttATATGAGTTTGACAGCACACTTTGTTGATTTGGATTggaaattacataaaaaaatacttaatttttgTCAAGTGACAAGTCATTCAGGAGAGGTTATAGGAGCAACAATTGAATCTTGTTTAAATAATTGGAATTTGAATCGGGTCTTTAGTGTGACAGTTGATAATGCCTCATCTAACGATGTTGCAATTAAATATCTGAAGCAGCGATTGAATTCTTGGAATAGCATTATTTTGAATGGTGAATTTATTCATATGAGGTGTTGTGCACATATTATAAACTTAATTGTAAAAGAGGGGTTGAAAGAGATTGATGAATCAGTCTTGAGGATTCGTAGTGCAGTAAAGTATGTTAGATCTTCTCCATCTAGAGCTAGTAGGTTTCAAAAGTGTGTTGAATTAGAAAAAATCCAATATAAAGGCTTGCCTTGCATGGATGTTGAGACTAGGTGGAACTCTACTTATCAAATGTTAGAGGTAGCTTTGAAGCATCGCAAAGCATTTGAGTTGCTTGCTTTGAAAGATAATACCTATATAGGAGAGATGAATGGAGGAAAAGGGAGAGGTGTTCCTTCTGATTCAGACTGGGAGTATGCTGAGTCCATTGTACCATTTTTGCGAGTGTTCAGTGATGCCATTATACGTGTTTCTGGTACCTTATATGTTACCAGTGATATGTATATGAATGAAGTATTTGCAATTGGACGATTTATTCGTCATTCTTGTGATTCTGTTGATTTTAGTACTATGTCAATGGCAGAAAGGATGAGGGTTAAGTATGAGAAGTATTGGGGCAATCCTGATTCGGTGAATATGTTGTTATTGATTGCTATCGTACTTAATCCAATGCAAAAGATTGAGTATGTCAATTATTTCTTGGATTACTTCTttggagaagaaaaaggaggcgAATTGAAGTCAAAGTTGTCCAAGTGCATAAAGTTACTTTATCAGCAATACCAAAGTTCTGAGGAAGCAAGTGAAGCTGATACGCAAGATGTTCAAGCCAACAACATTAATACCGATCTTCATGGCATGGGCTTTTTTCTGCAAGCAACCGGTCGCAGAACAAATACAAGATCTGAACTTGATAGATATTTACAAGAAGAATGTGAGCCATACTCCCATAAGTTCGATATACTAAACTGGTGGAAGGTCAACTCAACCCGATTTCCAATTCTTGGAAATATGGCTCGTGAGGTATTGGCTATACCTGTTTCTACGGTAGCTTCGGAGTCAGCATTTAGTACTGGAGGAAGAGTCCTTGATCCATACCGCAGTTCTTTAACACCTAGAATGGTAGAAGCCTTAGTCTGCACAGGAGATTGGCTTAAGGAAGATCTTTTCTCTGCTTtagatgatgatggtgaagtTCTTCAACAAGTTGATCAAG ATATATTTTCCTCTAATGATGGTGCTTGTTCTATGGCGGCATCAATTGATAATCTTGATGATGACTAG